The sequence ATTAGTTCAGCCTAATGCCATATGAAACAGACATTCAAAACCACTTGCCAAGGGTAATAAAGAACAGTTCATTTCTTGttctaaaaaaaaactaaaagaaggtttatttttcaattaagtaAGTTCGACGGTTCTTGAAATCCTTTGGAAGTCACATCACAAAAACCAGCTCATTACTGCCACAAGAACCTGTACCGACATTTATCAAAGCATGTTACACTTTTCCAGAACAATGTATATCAAAATGGAGAACTTGGTTCTTCAGCGGAGACATAACTTTATTTTGGTAAACATTAATATTtacacactcataaatatgaaaagaccCAAAAAAACAGAGAGAGCAAAAAGAAAGGGAGGAAAAGAAGTTGGAGAGTTCGGAAAAACAATCCATTTTCTTCCGGTGATCAACTGAAGGAGAACAACTATGACTTGAAAAAGATGCCCACTGGTGTTGATAACCACTAAActcaaaaatcataaatatttctCTCATCTCAAAGACAACATACAATAACAAGTTCAACTTGTGTTTTTCACTTCAATATATGCCGAAAATGGCAGAACACACACATACACACTTCTCATAAATAACACTGAGGAAGCTGCATATCAAGTGCTTCATAAATTCAAGCCCTATAGAACTATTTGAAAGTTATATCAAGTCCACCAGTAAGCAGGTAAAAGCTCCCTTGTATATCTGATTAGTTTTCAGTGTAAGGCTCAAAAGTATGTGCTCAGAGAGGTAACATGCTGGTGCTCGAATCATAAGTCATCTCCATTCTAGATGAAATACATTACCTTGAAAAGCCCTTAGGTTTAGATAAGATTTTTAAGAGTATGGGTCTAAAAGGAGATGACAAACAATTCTACTGAGTCCATATATAGCAGCACTACCAGATACCATAAACTGAAATATTTCATGTGGCATTACAAGAAAGAAGCACGCTAAGTAGGCACAAGGGCATCATTTTTATGTTTCTAAgtagataaatattttcaggggaaattaaatatgaattagaTAGTAAATCAACTGCTAGCCAGTATGTATTTGGGTGTGTGTCCCCCTTGCAAAATCCCAATGACATTAGGTTTCTTCAACTTAAACAATTGACAAAAGAACAATATTCAGTCTCAACAACATAAAATAACTGTGGGCCATAGTGAAATAATAAAGCATGGAAACAGACACGAAGAGTTCTCGTAGGCAAATGGGTACCAGCATCAATCCTAGCTTTACAAATTGAATAAGCATCCAGCCAAGCCATTAACAATCCATCAATCAAACAAGCTTAATATCTCATCTAATTATCTGCGCTCTGCCCAATTAATGAAGTATCAAGGATTGAAATTCATCAAAGAAGAGCATAAAAATCACAATTTTATGCAATTACAAAACTGATAATGTACCCATAAGAAATCGAATTTAACAAtgatttttaacttttttttttatttacgaGAGTGCAAATCTTCATCAAACAGAACTGACCAATTATGAAGAACCCACTACAGAATTAACTCTCACTTCCCGGTAATAGCTCAAAAACTTTCTCAATATCAGGATCTCAGAATAACACACACATACAAAATCTATTATCAGACATCTAACTAAACCATCagatcaaaaaaaaaaaaaaatcataacccaaaacCAAACAAGCGAAAAAAGAGCATTtaacccaaaaaaagaaaaaaagaaaaaaagaaaaaaaaaaagaagaagcccTAGATTGGAGCCTGAAAGAACGAACCTGACTTGGATAATACCGACTGAGAAGCTGATAATAGCTTCGAGGCAGATCTGAGACCGTTGTTCAATGCCATAATCAGGACTTAATCTTCAAAATCAGGTGGCTCTGCAGAAGAAATGAAGATAGAATTACTTCTGAATTTTGACGAGGGTTctctccctttctttttctataaacaGTTTTGGTTACTTCTGTACCTTTGCAGCACGTGTAAATCACATGACGCCTGCTTTTTGTAGGGCTGCTGAGTTTGTGCGGGCCGGATTTAAGATCTGCCTCGGCCGAGTTAGCGTTGCTAAACCCAACAGCCCATTGCTGCCtgtattttttgataatactACGATAGCTTCCAataatacaaatcacattctATTAAACTTTTCATAACtgttatatttgattattcatcttaatttaatcattattttttaaaatatgttaaataattataaaatattaataaatttattaaattaaatctataaactcattacatattattaattataattaaaataataattaaaatcacgCAATAAACTCGATAGattttaaatacaaaataattgaaacaaaTCCTCACTCGAACAACTTaaataaagtatttattaaaaaatttgaataatatcaaatattaatcgACTGTATATGGTAACAGTTAAGTAGATGACGTTCTACCAATTTAAACTCAGTTTTTAAGGTATGATACGTAAATTGGCCTTATCTGTTACTTACTTTTACAGAGAAAAAGGTGTATGCTTGATGTGTATTATACTGGAACTGTTAATACATTGACGTTTGGGAATATTTTTATCACATCTCTTATCTCCATTCTATCTCTCGGATGCTTCATTGAACATACAACTCCAATTTCTAGAGCAGATATAATCCAGTCCTTTCTTAGAGCAGGTATAATGCAGTCCTCGGCTAGAATCCTGGCATCCACAATATTCATCACTCTGTTATGAAAAGATCTTTTAACATAAGTATGAAGGTCCAGATCGTCTTTAAAAGACTCATCAGTTGGTTTCTTTCCTGTCAACATCTCTAGTAACAAAACCCCATAGCTATATACATCTCCCTCTCTTGAAACTGAGCCACTCGTGCCATACTCTGCCAATAGCATAACATATTGTCAAAACAGCTGGCCATTATTCGTTTTGTTTACCTCCCATGGCAATGAATAAATCAATTACAGCATAAGAAAATACGTACCTGGAGCAATATAGCCAACAGTACCTCTAACTCCATGTGGTTGAGTCTCAATGGGAATTGAAGAGCCAATCACGGCAAGACCAAAATCCCCAACATGAGCAGTCATCTCCTCATCCAAAAGAATATTACTAGGCTTTAGATCTCCATGTATAATTGTTGATGGGCTGCCATTATGAAGATAGTCAATTGCATGAGCAATATCAACAGCAATTTTAAGTCTTTGTCGGAGGTTCAGATTTCCTGATTCTCTTTGTTTTCTATCCTTCTCTCTGCCACTAGTATGCAACCATCTCTCCAAGCTTCCATTGGCCATGAATTCATATATAAGAGCTTTGAAATACTTGCCTTCAGATTCTATTGAGCAGATACTCACTAGCTTCAGGATATTGCGGTGCCTAATGCTTCCAAGAGTTTGGCATTCTGCAATGAAACTTTTATAAGCTCCTCTCCGTTCCAtgtttaatacttttattgcAACTTCCATCCCTACTTGCTGAAGAGTTCCTTTATAAACAGAGCCAAAACCACCAATACCAATTATGTTGGCCTTAGAGAATCCATTAGTGGATTCAAGGAGTTGCTCATAGGATATTCTTCGATATTGGCGATCAACTGATGGGACAAAAATGTtcttcatatttcttttcttataccaacaagttaagaaaaaaaccACAAATACTACCACAGCCACCAGTGGAATCGTGACTTTCATTGCCAAGgagatgttatttttattgaagttTGGTGAGAGGCAGGAGTGAATCTTCATTTCTGCAATGCCTCCACAGAGACCATTATTTCTTGACAATGAAACAGCACTTCCACTTAGAAAGACTCCATGTTCTGGAACCTCCCCATGAAGCTGATTAAAAGACAAATTCAAGTAATACAAGCGGTTAAGATCAGCTAATGATTCTGGGATCAGCCCTGAAAAATTGTTTTGCGAAATATCCAGCTGTTGTAAACCTTGTAAAGCATTTAAATCTTGAGGTATCTGTCCTTCAAATGAATTACCTTGAAGGTACAGTTGTTCTAAACTTGAACACTTGCAAATAGAGTTTGGAATCATACCAGATAATCTATTATTAGATAAATCCAATTTTGCTAGATTATGCAGCAAACCAACTTCTGATGGAATATGACCAGAGAGTGCATTACCAGCTAAACTGAGGGAAACTGAAAGTGAGGAAAGGCCAATAACCTGTTTGGGTATTGAACCAGTGAGACTATTATGAGAGAGATCTAACTCAATCAAGTTCTTGCAACTGCCAAGACTTGGAGGTATGCTTCCATTTAGATTGTTGAAGTGCATGTAGAGTGAACTCAACATAGATAAATTACCAAGTGAAGATGGTATAGTTCCTGCGATTTTGTTCTGGAACAAAGACAAAACTTCTAACCTTtgaaatttgtcaaaattaataagaatagGACCCGTGAGGTGATTCATTTCCAATAGAAAATGTCGCAAATTAGAAAGGTTTTCAACAGCCATGGGAATTGTACCATGCAATTCATTTTGTGCCAGATCCATAACCTGCATTTGTTTTGACAGATTGGCTATGGACATAGGAATAGACCCCCTGAGAAAATTAGAACGTAAACCAATAATGCTTAACATGGAGCAATTCGTTAGAGAATCAATGAAACTCAAGTCATCTTCAAGCTGATTAAAGTGAAATTCTACAACTCGAAGATGTAGTAGCTTTCCAAGATCTCTTGGAATCAATCCCGTAAGATGGTTGTTGGAAGAAGCTATTTCTTCAAGCTTGGAAGCGTTCGACAATGAGATTGGGATAGGACCTGAAAAGTTGTTAATGAAATACAAGTAAGGTTAATTCAGGAAGTGTGAGATGCTAATCCATAATAATCATGACATATGGGAGAGATGCTACCCTGCTGGCGGTTAAATTCCATTTCATTCAATAACACTGGAGATGTTGAAGAGGCCAATTAGAaaattttcactaaaatatTCTAAGTTGTCCAGTTGAGAAATCTCCTCTGGAATAATTCATTGCAAGTTGTTTCTTGCTAGAGATGTTTGCCAGAGAGATTAGAGACAATGAAAGGAAGATGGAACTTTTCCTGtgagaatatttatttcagGCCAAGCCTAGAGCTCCAAGATTTGTTAAAGAGCCAAGCTCAGCAGGTATGTCTCCCAGAAGCTTGTTATCAATGAGATTAAGATATTTGAAATATGAACAACGGGATAGGTTGGGTGGGTACGCTACCTTGTAGTGAATTGCTGCTCAAAATAATACATCGTAAGTGGCGCAAATGACCAATTTCTTGTGGAATATGGTGATGGAGGCTATTGTTTCTGAAATTGATGTACCTGAGAAGGGATAGATTTCCTATATGAGAAGAGAGTGAGCCTACCAAGGCTTGTGATCTTAGGTTTAAGGCTATGACCCTGTCAGGATGCTCTCGACTACATGTAACGCCATACCAATCACAGAAGTGCACAGAATCATTCCAGGAATTCAAGACGCCAAATGGATCTCGTAGGATTGATTCTTTGAAAGATATCAAAGCAAGTCGATCAGTCTCATTTTGCGAGCAACAGGCTGGGTTGAAGGACCAGAATAAGAACCAGAACAAGAGCCACCACTTAGTTTCCATTGCTCCCTCCTCGTAAGAGAGAAATGTAAAGAGAGCACCACAGACAAATTAAGAAAGTTATACAGTCAACGAACTGATTATGAATAATCTTACATGTATAATCCTAGAAAACAATTATTCagatttcataaaaataattgcaaAATAATATACCAAATAGGTCCAAAAAAGATATGATAAAACTGTTAATTACAACTATCAAACCCCAATTTTGAGCAAATTGAAACCATACTTACACTAGCAGTATTTCTTTGTTCACCTGTTTAAGTTTGAAGTGAAAAGCAAAGCAATGGAAGTCTGAATCGCAGACACAGAAAAGAAGACGAAGTTGCGGGAGAAACATATACAGAGGACAAGGTTCAATTTTGACCCCTTTTTTTTACCGCTTTCAGCCAATTTATCATATTGCTTAGCTGattattgaatttttcaatCCTTTAAAAAGAGTGACTTTTTACACACTCAACAACGTCAAAATTACAAATCTAGAATCAGAAGTTTTGTCCAATATTGAAGTGCCAAAAAGATGAATGGACTTTAATGACCAAAAATGAGCCTAATTACCTAAAAGTCCttatattttgagtttttttctaaattatccAATTCTTTTAGATTTATCACAACAATTACTATTCttacataattttttctatcatGGGATCCCgacaaatttaaaagaaaaattcagtTACAGTACACATACGTGGTACCTGAGCAACTTAagacagaaaaagaaagccaTGTCAgcaaaatgaattatttacATGGAGAATTGATAAAAACGGTGAGTTTTTGAGTAAAAATCAAAACTTTTCCTTGAACACATAAACAAGCGAcagaaaagcaagaaaatatttgGGAGAAAGTCATTGATTCTACCTTGCTTTCCTTTCTAAACGATGGCGCTCTCTGCAACCATCATAACTCCTCTTCTTCGCTTGCCTAATCGACACAATACATCATCATTTTCACCTCTAAATTCTGTTTCTCACTGATTCTACAGTTTAAATCTTAACCGTGCATCGCTCCTCTCCGTTTGGTCATCGGTTTCCTCTCTTagtaaattcaattttattttaccgATTTAGGTTactgtttttaaaatttatttgttgatTTCTAGTCGGTGCAGCAGCAACACCAGCGAGTGAGATAATTGCATTGTCGATTTCAATGACAGAGAACGTGttgaattatttgaataaGGTGAGGAAAGATCAAGATGAAGATTTGTGCTTGAGAATTGGAGTTAAACAATGAGGTCTTTGGCATGTCAATCAGCTAGTATCAGTGGCAATCCGATAGAGTTTCACTGCACGGAAAGTAGAAAATGTGAGGGATTCAAGGATTGTGTTGAGGATAGTTCTTGTGGTAAGTAGGATTGGATTGGGTATTGGACTGAATGGCTCTATTTTCGTTTCTTTCATTTGGAAGAGGATGTCTTGCTGCTAAGTACGgcagagaaagagaaataaaatgaagggaagagaaaaatcataaaaaggaACTACCTGTGATTTTCGGACTTCCATCGCTGGTGGCTTCACCAGTGACTGCTCCTTCTTCGACCATCATTGAGTCTCTCTGCTATCGCCTCCTACATTTTCGCCTGCTTCATTTGTTCCTCCTCCTATTATCTCTACTCCACCATCTGAAGCTCCTGGTCTTACTCAAAGCGGTGTCATTTCGAATAGCTCTGGTGCCATATATGCAAACACTAGCCGGATTTATCACTAAACATCGTCAGAATtccaaaatagaaaacaaaatgaaagaaCGGTGATTATTGTGCAATTTTTGACAGAACTGGACAATTCAGAAAAGACTCTCAAAGTTCAGGTATTTATAGGTGATTAGGCCAGAAAATGGAGGCTCAAATGAACCTTACTCCCTCTCTCTAGAGAGAGCAAGGAATCGTAGTTTCTAGGAAATGGATGCGGGTTCCTTCTTgcataaaattaacaaatccgtgttatttacttaattaatttttctctgtTTTATTGTGTTTCTTTTTCATGGTTTAAGTACCCATCCCTGTCCAACTTGTTATCAGTAATAGCAattctcttaaaaataattattatatgtaaaatcaaataaaatgagatataaaaataaatctcaatATCCTCCtcaaaatgtttttattttttatttttttcaatacatttatttttattcatgtGAGAGAACGCATAGGTAGACGTTTTTTTATGCTCGCTATAAAAGTAAAGACTCACGTAGTATAAAAGAAATCACTTAAACTTAAaacttcttaattttaaaagattcttaatttaaaaaacaaatgCTCTTTCCGTCTCGGTtacatatcaaaattatacaTTTTTAGCTGACATACATGATAGTTCTAGAGTagaatattatcttatatattttatctaaaacAATTATCtcgtattttataataaatcaatttcGTGAGAGGAATAAAGaatgtaattttagtatatattttattattaagaatatgaTTAGTGCATATAAACGGAGAGATGAAGTGGATAGACATCACTCTTAAATATGGGTTTTACATATACATGATCAGTATTCACTTCTAAATGTTCCTAGAATTATTAATTGTTTTGCTAAAACATGTGGATAAAGAGAATAACCCTTGGAGTTGACTGATATCTTATTTTCATGAAAATGATTGGACCAGGTAAATTCTGCATGGTGGAATAGTGTGTTCAACTAGAaatgtaagaaaagaaattaagatgaaattaataattaaaaaatattacagaTCAGAGTTTGACTCACAAACATTTTTTATGTActctttataaaatataatagtttAAAAGGTCTTATattttcgtttttttttttttaattttctatgaTTGGATATGTACCTCTGCAGCACGTGTAAATCACGTGATCTGTAGTTCTTTTGGACCggatttattctttttgggGCAATGATATCCAATCTGGTCCAGGTCTAGGCCTAGTTAACCCAGTAGCCTATCACTGTGCCTAGACATGTATTTAGTCCAAATGGAGACTGATCCCTCAAAAACTACCATACCAAAATTACTGCTCAGTAACTTTGCCAATTGAAAATCGACAAAATCTAACTTCAGAATTTGACCTTAATTGACCTTCAAATCAAATGCTTTTCTTGTCTTTcacaaaattgaaatatattcaaatattGTATTCTGAGAAAATAGTAGATGTACTTCAaatccttattttattttaattttttttgttttccagTGAATAAATTATTGGTAAATGGCCACTAATGATTTTGGTCTAATTTGTTGCTTACTTTCACATAGCAGCTGCTGATTTGTGTTCTTCTGAAATTGCTGTTTCACACTGTACCTGACTGGAACACCATAACAACCGTACTTAGTTTGATAACATTGCTATTTGATACTTAGAATTAGTTTGGATTGTGGGAGCTGCTTGGACTCCAATCTGATAAGCATTCCTTGTCCGTTTCTTCAGTCTTTCCTTCTGATAAGAATCTTTAATCTTCTGCAATTCACTTATTGCACCTCTCATCTCCATTCTTTGTCTTTGTTGTTCCATGGAGCATGCTACTCCAATTCTCAGTACAGAGATGATGTAGCCCTTGAAGCTCACCCCTTCATCTCCTGAAAGAATTCTTGGGTCCACGATCTCCATTACCCTGTGAGGAAAAGATGTCTCAACAAAAGTATGAAGGTTTAGATCATCTTTGAAAGACTCATCAGTTGGTTTCTTTCCTGTAAACATCTCTAATAGCAGAATCCCATAGCTGTAGACGTCTCCCTCGATAGAAGCTATGTCGCCTATACCATATTCTGCAAAATTGATGCATAAGTAAATAGCATAAGAAATTGTACAATTCGAAACAAGTTTAAATGCTTTAACTGTGAATTGGGTTCCTGAAAGACACAAGCTTGCCAGAGGAAAAGCAAACAATTCACAATATCATGtcatgaaaaggaaaaataggtAGCAGAATGAGCAGAGCAACTAACAACAAACACATTGttccaataataatgaaaaaagaaaatgtcaaTGGACGGAATTCAGgttttaaaaaatgtaaatagacgaataaaagattcttttttcttctttagaaagaaaatgtaCCTGGAGCGACATAGCCAATGGATCCCTTCATTACTCCAGAAGTACTCCGACATTGTTGAATCTCACCAGAAACTGAAGACACAATCCTAGCCAAGCCAAAATCTCCAATGTTGGCTGTCATCTCTTCGTCCAAAAGAACATTACTTGGCTTTAGATCACCATGTATAATTGTTGATAGGCTACCACTATGAAGATATTCAATTGCGGTGGCAATATCAATAGCTATGTTGAGCCTTTCTAGTGGTGTCAGATTTCTAGATTCTGTTTCTCGTCCATCATCTCCCGCACTATGAGCATGCAACCATCTCTCCAGGCTTCCATTAGgcataaattcatatattagAGCTCTGAAATCATTTCCTTCAAAGTCAATGCTAGAGCAGACACTTAGTAGCTTCAAGAGGTTTCTGTGCCTAATGCTTCCAAGAGCTCGGCATTCTGACAGGAAACTTTTTGACGCTCCTCTTTGTTGCAAGTTTAGAACTTTCACAGCCACCGTCATCTCTACTTGCTCAAGAAAAGCTTTATAGACAGAGCCATAACTACCAAGACCAATAATATTGGCCATAGAGAATGCATTCGTCGCTTTGAAGAGTTCTGCATAGGAAATTCTCATAAACTGGTGCTCAGGAAATGGCACAGAAATGTTCTTTCTCGACTTTCTTTTCCGAAGCAAGTAAACTGAAAAACACACCAAGAGAGCCGAAAATGTTGTAGCAATGACCACTGCAATTACTACTTTCACTTTTAAGGagactttcttcttcttggagTTTGGGAAGAGGCAAGAAGGATGCTTCATTTCAGTGATACCTCCACAGAGACCACTGTTCCCCACCAATGAAACAGCACTTGCATTTAAGAATATGCCATTTTCTGGAACCTTCCCTTGAAGCTGATTGAAAGATAGATTCAAATAGTTCAGCCAATGTAATTCTGTTAAGGAATCTGGAATTGGACCTGAAAAATTATTGCGTGAAATATCCAGCTCCTGCAAACCTTGTAATGCACCTAAAATTTGAGGGATTTCTCCTTCAAATGAATTTCCCTCTAAATGTAGCTTTTCTAAACTCATACACCTGGAAATGCTGTTGGGAATCACTCCAGATAATCCATTATCAGATAAATCCAACCGTATCAAATTTTGCAGCAAACCAACTTCTGATGGGATAGGACCTGTAAGCGCATTAGAAGCTAAAAGAAGGGAAATTGAAAGGGAGGAAAGGCCAATAACTTGTTTGGGTATTGAACCACTGAGATTATTTAGAGAGAGATCCAATTCAATCAAATTTTGACAATCACCAAGACTTGGAGGTATACTTCCCTGTAAATTGTTGCCCCCCATGTACAGAGCAGTCAGCATAGACAAACCTCCAATTGAAGATGGAACACTCCCAGTGAATTTGTTGCTATGCAAATCCAACAGTTGCAGCTTTGGAAATTTCTTGAAATCAATAAGTATGGGGCCAGTGAGATTATTGCTAGCAAACTGGAAGAATCTTAGATTAAGGAGATTTTCAATACCCTGGGGAATGGTATTTTTTAACTGATTATCTGACAAGGCTATAGCCATCAAGTCTTTCGAGAGGTTGGCAATGGAATTGGGCACGTTCCCTTGGAAAAGATTGGATTGCAAGTCTAGAGCTGTCAAACTAGAACAATTAGTTAGAGACTCAATGAAACTTAAGTCGTCTTGTAGTTGATTAGAAGAGCAATCTAAATACAAAAGACGCTTCAACATTCCAAGGTCTTTGGGAAATAACCCAGAAAAAGCGTTCATAGAGAAACCCATTTCGGTAAGGCCAGAAGCATTTGATAATGAAATCGGTATAGGTCCCGTTAATTTGTTGAAGTTTACTGAAAGGTACCATAGCTTGGGAAGAGTGAGGCCTATATTAGAGGGAATGCTGCCATGCAGTTGGTTAAAACCCATTGAGAAATACTGAATGCTAGAGATGTTGAAGAGTCCACGAGGAATCTCGCCACtaagattattttcttgaaacaTCAAATATTCCAAGTTCTTAAGTTGAGAAATTTCCTCTGGAATCTGTCCTTGCAGGCTATTTGACATCAGGGAGATTTGCCAAAGAGATGAAAGATTCATAATCGAAGGAGTTATAGTTCCTGTGAGGTTA is a genomic window of Ricinus communis isolate WT05 ecotype wild-type chromosome 2, ASM1957865v1, whole genome shotgun sequence containing:
- the LOC8262703 gene encoding probable LRR receptor-like serine/threonine-protein kinase At3g47570 isoform X1, yielding METKWWLLFWFLFWSFNPACCSQNETDRLALISFKESILRDPFGVLNSWNDSVHFCDWYGVTCSREHPDRVIALNLRSQALVGSLSSHIGNLSLLRYINFRNNSLHHHIPQEIGHLRHLRCIILSSNSLQGPIPISLSNASKLEEIASSNNHLTGLIPRDLGKLLHLRVVEFHFNQLEDDLSFIDSLTNCSMLSIIGLRSNFLRGSIPMSIANLSKQMQVMDLAQNELHGTIPMAVENLSNLRHFLLEMNHLTGPILINFDKFQRLEVLSLFQNKIAGTIPSSLGNLSMLSSLYMHFNNLNGSIPPSLGSCKNLIELDLSHNSLTGSIPKQVIGLSSLSVSLSLAGNALSGHIPSEVGLLHNLAKLDLSNNRLSGMIPNSICKCSSLEQLYLQGNSFEGQIPQDLNALQGLQQLDISQNNFSGLIPESLADLNRLYYLNLSFNQLHGEVPEHGVFLSGSAVSLSRNNGLCGGIAEMKIHSCLSPNFNKNNISLAMKVTIPLVAVVVFVVFFLTCWYKKRNMKNIFVPSVDRQYRRISYEQLLESTNGFSKANIIGIGGFGSVYKGTLQQVGMEVAIKVLNMERRGAYKSFIAECQTLGSIRHRNILKLVSICSIESEGKYFKALIYEFMANGSLERWLHTSGREKDRKQRESGNLNLRQRLKIAVDIAHAIDYLHNGSPSTIIHGDLKPSNILLDEEMTAHVGDFGLAVIGSSIPIETQPHGVRGTVGYIAPEYGTSGSVSREGDVYSYGVLLLEMLTGKKPTDESFKDDLDLHTYVKRSFHNRVMNIVDARILAEDCIIPALRKDWIISALEIGVVCSMKHPRDRMEIRDVIKIFPNVNVLTVPV
- the LOC8262703 gene encoding probable LRR receptor-like serine/threonine-protein kinase At3g47570 isoform X2, translating into METKWWLLFWFLFWSFNPACCSQNETDRLALISFKESILRDPFGVLNSWNDSVHFCDWYINFRNNSLHHHIPQEIGHLRHLRCIILSSNSLQGPIPISLSNASKLEEIASSNNHLTGLIPRDLGKLLHLRVVEFHFNQLEDDLSFIDSLTNCSMLSIIGLRSNFLRGSIPMSIANLSKQMQVMDLAQNELHGTIPMAVENLSNLRHFLLEMNHLTGPILINFDKFQRLEVLSLFQNKIAGTIPSSLGNLSMLSSLYMHFNNLNGSIPPSLGSCKNLIELDLSHNSLTGSIPKQVIGLSSLSVSLSLAGNALSGHIPSEVGLLHNLAKLDLSNNRLSGMIPNSICKCSSLEQLYLQGNSFEGQIPQDLNALQGLQQLDISQNNFSGLIPESLADLNRLYYLNLSFNQLHGEVPEHGVFLSGSAVSLSRNNGLCGGIAEMKIHSCLSPNFNKNNISLAMKVTIPLVAVVVFVVFFLTCWYKKRNMKNIFVPSVDRQYRRISYEQLLESTNGFSKANIIGIGGFGSVYKGTLQQVGMEVAIKVLNMERRGAYKSFIAECQTLGSIRHRNILKLVSICSIESEGKYFKALIYEFMANGSLERWLHTSGREKDRKQRESGNLNLRQRLKIAVDIAHAIDYLHNGSPSTIIHGDLKPSNILLDEEMTAHVGDFGLAVIGSSIPIETQPHGVRGTVGYIAPEYGTSGSVSREGDVYSYGVLLLEMLTGKKPTDESFKDDLDLHTYVKRSFHNRVMNIVDARILAEDCIIPALRKDWIISALEIGVVCSMKHPRDRMEIRDVIKIFPNVNVLTVPV
- the LOC8262703 gene encoding probable LRR receptor-like serine/threonine-protein kinase At3g47570 isoform X4, with translation MEFNRQQGPIPISLSNASKLEEIASSNNHLTGLIPRDLGKLLHLRVVEFHFNQLEDDLSFIDSLTNCSMLSIIGLRSNFLRGSIPMSIANLSKQMQVMDLAQNELHGTIPMAVENLSNLRHFLLEMNHLTGPILINFDKFQRLEVLSLFQNKIAGTIPSSLGNLSMLSSLYMHFNNLNGSIPPSLGSCKNLIELDLSHNSLTGSIPKQVIGLSSLSVSLSLAGNALSGHIPSEVGLLHNLAKLDLSNNRLSGMIPNSICKCSSLEQLYLQGNSFEGQIPQDLNALQGLQQLDISQNNFSGLIPESLADLNRLYYLNLSFNQLHGEVPEHGVFLSGSAVSLSRNNGLCGGIAEMKIHSCLSPNFNKNNISLAMKVTIPLVAVVVFVVFFLTCWYKKRNMKNIFVPSVDRQYRRISYEQLLESTNGFSKANIIGIGGFGSVYKGTLQQVGMEVAIKVLNMERRGAYKSFIAECQTLGSIRHRNILKLVSICSIESEGKYFKALIYEFMANGSLERWLHTSGREKDRKQRESGNLNLRQRLKIAVDIAHAIDYLHNGSPSTIIHGDLKPSNILLDEEMTAHVGDFGLAVIGSSIPIETQPHGVRGTVGYIAPEYGTSGSVSREGDVYSYGVLLLEMLTGKKPTDESFKDDLDLHTYVKRSFHNRVMNIVDARILAEDCIIPALRKDWIISALEIGVVCSMKHPRDRMEIRDVIKIFPNVNVLTVPV
- the LOC8262703 gene encoding probable LRR receptor-like serine/threonine-protein kinase At3g47570 isoform X3 translates to MMVEEGAVTGEATSDGSPKITGPIPISLSNASKLEEIASSNNHLTGLIPRDLGKLLHLRVVEFHFNQLEDDLSFIDSLTNCSMLSIIGLRSNFLRGSIPMSIANLSKQMQVMDLAQNELHGTIPMAVENLSNLRHFLLEMNHLTGPILINFDKFQRLEVLSLFQNKIAGTIPSSLGNLSMLSSLYMHFNNLNGSIPPSLGSCKNLIELDLSHNSLTGSIPKQVIGLSSLSVSLSLAGNALSGHIPSEVGLLHNLAKLDLSNNRLSGMIPNSICKCSSLEQLYLQGNSFEGQIPQDLNALQGLQQLDISQNNFSGLIPESLADLNRLYYLNLSFNQLHGEVPEHGVFLSGSAVSLSRNNGLCGGIAEMKIHSCLSPNFNKNNISLAMKVTIPLVAVVVFVVFFLTCWYKKRNMKNIFVPSVDRQYRRISYEQLLESTNGFSKANIIGIGGFGSVYKGTLQQVGMEVAIKVLNMERRGAYKSFIAECQTLGSIRHRNILKLVSICSIESEGKYFKALIYEFMANGSLERWLHTSGREKDRKQRESGNLNLRQRLKIAVDIAHAIDYLHNGSPSTIIHGDLKPSNILLDEEMTAHVGDFGLAVIGSSIPIETQPHGVRGTVGYIAPEYGTSGSVSREGDVYSYGVLLLEMLTGKKPTDESFKDDLDLHTYVKRSFHNRVMNIVDARILAEDCIIPALRKDWIISALEIGVVCSMKHPRDRMEIRDVIKIFPNVNVLTVPV